From Oryzias latipes chromosome 18, ASM223467v1:
CCTTTGAGATCGCAGAGGTTGGCCAGAGCGTTGAGCATCTTGCGCGAGGCCGACGGCCGGGCCGCTCTGGAGATGAGAACGTGGACTTCGACCCAGTCTCGCGCAGGTGAAACTCTGCACGAAGTGAGGACTTCTGAACTGGGAGGGATGGGCCGCTCGTGCAAACGGCTGACCTCCGGGTCAGTCTGCACTGAGAACCTTGACAAGCGACGAAGGCGTTGACTAAGGACATCTGAGCGGTTCGCTTGACAAATCTTTTGTATATGAGAGCGTCCCCaagtcatgttgtaataaaaaaatcattcccCAAAACCAATTCTGGGTGTCTTTGTGGCTTTTTCATtcgttttgttattgttttattcaGCAACCAAGTACCAaacagtggctccgcgcgctgtctcacTGTCCCTGAGACCCCgaacagaatcagaatcagaaccaGACAGTGGCTCTGCGCGCTCCCTCGGGGGTCCGAGCGACTGCTCTGATGACTGTGGCTCCAcacgctgtctcgcggggtctgTGTGACCCCGAACAGAATCGGAACCAGAaagtggctccgcgcgctgtctcgcggggtctgTGAGACCCCGAACAGGATTGGAACCAGACAGTGGCTCCGCGCCCTGTCTCGcagggtccgtgagacccccaACCAAGCTGGAACCAGACAGTGTCTCTGCGTGCTAACTCTGGGTGTCCGTGAGACTCCGAACAGAATTGGAACCAGACAgcggctccgcgcgctgtctcccGGGGTCTGTGAGACTCCCAAACGAATTGTAACCAgacagtggctccgcgcgctCTCTCCGGGGGTCCGAGTGACCCCAATGATGACTGGAACCAAACAGTGGCTCCGCGAGCTGTCTCGTGGGGTCCATGAGACCCCCAACCGTATTGGAACCAgacagtggctccgcgcgctTTCTCGGGGGTCCAAGCGACCGCTGTGATAACATGTACCAAACAGTGGCTTTGTGTGCTGTCTGGCGGGATCCGTGAGACCCCCAAGAAAGTTGGAAGCAGACAGTgtctccgcgcgctgtctcgcggggtccgtgagaccccaaaCTGAATTGGAACCAgacagtggctccgcgcgctgtctcgcagGGAGACCGAGCGACCCCGATGATAACTTGAACCAAACAGTCTCTCCGCGCGCTGTGAGGGAGTCAAACGGACGAAACGTAAAACGGGGGAAGTGCGTGGCACAGAGGAGAGAGAAGAGAAAGTGGGGAGGGATGGATGGCCCGGGTCAGGGGGCCTGTCTTCACGCGCAAGGTGGCCCGCGGGCTCTGGGCATTTGCTGAATTCGTGCTTTTGTGCGGGGTCAATTTCTTCGTGACCCTGTACATGCACCCCACGGACCGCGAGCGTGCAGTCGCGTTGATCAGGAAAAGGGAGGAGGCTGAGGTGGACACCGCCATCAACACCATGGCCAGGCCCTTCACAGGCCTGGACGCCAACATAGACAAAGGGATCTTCGGCTCCGAGTCTTGCGACAGGGCCGTGTCCGCCGAATACGTGAACGAGCTGCGCTCGGCCGAGACCCAGAGGGGCCAGCTCCGCTACATGCTGATGGCGCTCAGGGGCCGGATAGACGCCGTCAGGCTGGTCGGCGTGGTGGACACTCTTTCCGACAGCGTGGGGCTTCAACTCAACGCTTCGGCCAAGATAAACAGGACGGTGCTCGCCTTGAATGTCCACAGGGACCTAGACGACATGAGGGAAGCAGTGTCTAAAATGACGGTGGAAGACGCCAGCGGGGCATACGAAGACGGCCAGCTCACTCAGAGGCACCCTCACGAGCTCGTGTGACAGCTGTAAACCGGGGTTCCGCCGCTTTGGTTTTGCGATGGGGAACATGCGCAATTTCATCACGgtccgtgtttttttttttcggccTTCGTGTAAcgtctgtgtcttttttttttaaattgtcttgttttgttttcaaatgcgACAGCGGTTAACCGTCTTCGTGTGAGAACACAAGAAGCGTACTTTgttcaaaatgattttattcaaaatataaaaggaaaacacatcAAACATTTCAAGAGGGTACACTTTCTTTAGAtgtaggctaaaaaaaaaaaaaacaacaacaagcatGAGGTAGAAAGACAATTGAGCAAGCATTCGTCGTTTCTGCGACTACAATGCGTCCGTCGAAACAAGACTTTCGAATAACTGCGAAGTAAGCGGGGAAACATTTCTATCGCATTTCGTATGCAGCCTTTCTGATGAAagaaagaacacacacacacacacacacacacacacaaacacaagcacTGATGAGCGATGATAAAATAATGTAAGACCAGGCTCACAAATGTTCAGGTGtagtcatttttttactttccgtAAAAGGTGCAAATGGGCGGGGTGTCCGTGTTTTCATTCTCCAAGTAACGGTGGTAGTTGCTGAACTCCTCCGACACGTTCATGTAAAGGGTCTGGGGTTCGCAGCGAAACACCGGCATGTAGTCAAACAGCGCGGCCGCGGCCGCGTCTTTGACCAGCACCTCATCCGGATGCAAGCCGACGCTTCGCTTCCTGAGGTGTGAGCCGTCGGGCTCAGTTTTCTCCATCCCGCTTCGGGCTGCGAGCCCAGCGATAACGTGGACGATGGTGGGTCCGTCGAGCGGCTTGCAGTCCAAGACCATGTGGATGTCCCTTTCGACGCCCTCGCCCCCTTCCCTCGAGCGGTACTGCACGGCGAACCACGTGCGCAGGTGGAACATCATCCTCTTGAATGCGGTGCCGGACACCATCTCCCTCACACGACTGTCGTTCAAGGGGATCACCAGTTTGGTCCCATCGAACCAATCCGAACAGCCGACTCCGTCGTTCTTTGTCGTGGTGTGGCGGCACCAAGCGGCCAAGACGATCTGTTTCTCGAACACGAAACAGCACCAGTGAAAGGAATACCCGCCCATGTCCACGTCGAACAGCCGCGGCAGAAGCACGTCGGGCCCGACGGCCTTCTGGGTGCTCGCGGGGCACCATTTCCCCACCAGCACGTGGTCCCAAAACCCCGGGACGTGAGGCATGCAAACGTATCTGTACGCGTCGGTCTCAGGCAACACCTGGTCTTCCCAGTAGGCGAAAGACATGTCGTTTGCCGGGTTCCGTATCAGAGCCTGGAACGCTGCGCGGGGAAAgaacgagagaaaaaaaaaacaagagagagatagatagagagagagacaaGTCATACTCCCGAAACCAGGCAAGCTTGAGGCGTGAGAGGGAGTGCGACTAACCTCGCTTAAGTTCCTCGTGACTGGGCGGCCCTTCGGCCAACATTCTTTCCATGCATTTTTCGGTTTCACTCCTCTGCTGCACAAAGCGGTCGCGGCCCTCTCGTTCGAGATCCCAGACTCCTACGCCCTCCATCTCCGGCAGGTCGGCAAGCGCGTTCGCCGTGGCATTCACGGTTTCGTGCTCGGAGGCGACCCTGTGCTCTCTGCACCCTCCCTGCGCCCTGAAGCACAGCGTGCAGAGGACGCATCCGCAGAGGCACTGCACGGGCCGATTGAGTCCAAGGAAGTACTTGTGGCACACCGGCGCACGGTTGAAAATCCGTCTGCAGGACGGGCAAGTGATGAGATCTTCGAGCTTGGACAGGGAGATGCCGGGGATGCCGTCCCAAAGGCGCGGCCCCGCACTGCCCTCTGCGCTTCTGTGCGCAAGTTCCTCCTCTGCGGGCGTCCCGGGCTTCCTTCGGTTGGACTCTGCAAAGAGGCTGGCTCGCTCTCCCCAGACCCCCAAAGACTCGTTCCACAGCGTGGTGCCAGGCTCGTCTTTGTGCGGCTCTGCGTCAGGCTGCGATCTCTGGCGTCCGGCACCTCCATTGTCGAGATCGTCGTTGCCCGTCTCGGGTGGCGGGCGTAGAGAACTGTGAAACTCGAGCGGCTCTGTGCGAGACGTAGCGACCCAAGGAGGAACCTGATAACCGTTTGGGGGCAGCGACGCACACGGCTCGATGCAATCGGGGTACGTGATCAAGTTGATGTCGTCGTACGCTTTCGCGAGGCCGCTCTCGCACAGAGCAGCGCCGTCTTCTTCCTCCAGCGCCCACATGCACGCGTTGTACTCCTCGTCTTCAGCTGAGGGCAAATAACACCCGGAGGGGTTCCTGTAACGTACCCacagtaaaacaaaagacaacttGTCAATATCACCTTCAAACCAGGCGTCCCAGGATTGACGGGATACCTACGGTTGGCCGCTGATGCTCCAGATGGCAGTGTGCAGCTCTTCGTCCATTCGCGTTGCGACCTCGACGCCTTTCTCGGACGCTGGGACTCCGATCTGCCCCGGGCGTAGCGAGTGTTCGCTATCTGCGCCTCGGCCTTGCCCCGCCGCGTCCACCGGGCTAGGCAGAGGCGGCAGAGTTGGCTTGATGCGGCACGCTTTCCCCCGGGTTACGAGGCAGACGCGAGCCTCAGCGACATTCGCGCCAAAGTGGGATAGTTCTTTACCGCCGGGCGCCTCTGGCTCGGTCCTCCTTTTCAAGGGCCGAACCACGGATTTAGTCCTGCGAGGGCTGAGATTCGGGTCCCGCTTGCGCTTAATCCTCTCACTCCGGTGATATCTGCCGCCTCCGTTTCGCATGCAACCGCCGGCAGGGTTTGCCTTTCTTCGACGATGCGCGTGCTCAGGGTCGAGCTCCCTCCCAACCTGCCACTTATCTGTCGGGTAAAGGGGAGGCTCGCGGTCGAGACGGTCGCGTCCCAGGGCGGGCTCGCGTCTGCTTCCTCGGGAACGATCACAAATTCTGTCCCTCTGGTCGCGGCGGGAGGTCTTGCCCTCTGCCCACTCGGGCGTCCGGTCGAAGCGCTTTCCATCTCTCCATCTCTTCTCCGTTGCGTGCCTTCTCCTTTGCTGCAGGTTGCGCAGGGGAGAAGGCGTGGTGTATCTGCGTTGCCCCCCGCAGATCTTTCTTTGTTCGGGGTGGGCCTGCCTCTGCATCTTTTCGTTCTCGCTTCCAACCAAAATCGTCGCTCTGCGGGATTCGTTAGAACAGAGAGGGGTCGAATCTCTCTAGTGTTTCTGTACGAACGAACGCTGGTGTCTGAGGTCAGTCCTCTGTGAGCAAACTTGGCAGCACTTATGTAGCCCCTCCTCGACTCTCTGGGTCGGACGAGTCAGACCGATGTTTGCAGCGTCTGACCGACACGAACAGCGTAATCCGACCAGGCTTCAAAAACGGCCGAGTCCAGTTCAAAGAGTGCGACCGACGCTCGCGGAGTCTGACTTCGACTCTTGGTCACTGTCCTGCCTCCTTGGCTTTCCAGCGAAGCTCAAATAGTCAGACCGGCATCTCGCAGGCCAAGCGTCCTCCGTGGCATCGATCCGCTGTTCATCGGAGCAACACAGAAATTCGGAACACAAAAAGTTCTGGGCTAAGAAAAGAACACTGGTAGGCTTAGGAGAGGGTAAAGAATGTTTGGGAGCAAAAGGAAAAGGGTGAAAggagtaaaacaaaaaggtggAGGCTTGGGAGGAACAATGGAAGCCCATGTTGTATGAAGGGGGGGGAAGGGAGTAGAGGTGTTGGTGTGCATAAAATTAATTCTGATCAGCACAACTGTTTGTGCACGCAGAGCTCTGGAGCAGTGACGCTTGTTCACCCCAACAAAGGCAGCTTTAGACTCTTGTCGATTCCAGGTACGGTAAGCTGTGCTCGAAAAGCGCAACTGTTtcgaaaaagaagaaaaaaaaaatgctaaccCGTTGAACAATTAGGATTTAACACATGAACTCGCttacgtgaaaaaaaaaaaaatctctctctCTGGTCCTGAGCTCTAAGCTCTGCGATCCAGGTTCAGCAGCATGAAGCCTCGTGAGATTCAGCAAAGTGGAAAGTCCTTTCGCATTTGGAAGTTGTCGTACGCAGAGGACGGCCCGTTGGGAGAAATCTTCCGCGCTGCACTGAGTCTTGGCCTCTGTGGTTGGACCTCGCTGTCCCCTTTCCTTCTCCCagtcagcctcctcctcctccttcataaAGAAAGCCCACCTTCTatctcttcctctttctcttcCAGTGCCTTCCTTCTCCCTCTCTGTCTGACTCTGCCTCGCAGAAGTCTGACGGGAGTGCGGTGGACCAGAAACCGGAAGCCGGAAACGGAAACTAGACCAGAAGATTCGGATCACAGGCCCCTTCAAGACTTGTTCCGTGCAAACCAAGAGAGGTCAAAGTAACCTTACACAGGTTTAACAAACACTCGAGGGAAGTTGCTCCATAAAGAGCTCGACAGTGAAGGTTCGagagaagtaaaaagaaaaatcgatCCTTCTGCCATGGACGCCATCCTGGAAAAGTACTGGATGTCCAGCCATTGCCTGGGCAAGGGGGCTTCGGCAAAGTGTTTCTGTGAAAGAGGCGGTGCGACGGGATTTCCGTGGCCCTGAAGTTTGTCCCGCTCTTGCGTACGAGATGCTGTGAAGTTGACGGGACCAGTAAGCCGCTCGAAGCGGTCGCCTTGGAAATGGTCTCCAAAGACCCTCCGTTTCCGGGGATCATCCGCATGCTGGACTTTTACAAGACCCGGGGAGCTTGGGTGATAATCACGGAAAAGCCAGAAAACACGCAAGATCTGTTC
This genomic window contains:
- the LOC110014895 gene encoding uncharacterized protein LOC110014895 → MQRQAHPEQRKICGGQRRYTTPSPLRNLQQRRRHATEKRWRDGKRFDRTPEWAEGKTSRRDQRDRICDRSRGSRREPALGRDRLDREPPLYPTDKWQVGRELDPEHAHRRRKANPAGGCMRNGGGRYHRSERIKRKRDPNLSPRRTKSVVRPLKRRTEPEAPGGKELSHFGANVAEARVCLVTRGKACRIKPTLPPLPSPVDAAGQGRGADSEHSLRPGQIGVPASEKGVEVATRMDEELHTAIWSISGQPNPSGCYLPSAEDEEYNACMWALEEEDGAALCESGLAKAYDDINLITYPDCIEPCASLPPNGYQVPPWVATSRTEPLEFHSSLRPPPETGNDDLDNGGAGRQRSQPDAEPHKDEPGTTLWNESLGVWGERASLFAESNRRKPGTPAEEELAHRSAEGSAGPRLWDGIPGISLSKLEDLITCPSCRRIFNRAPVCHKYFLGLNRPVQCLCGCVLCTLCFRAQGGCREHRVASEHETVNATANALADLPEMEGVGVWDLEREGRDRFVQQRSETEKCMERMLAEGPPSHEELKRAFQALIRNPANDMSFAYWEDQVLPETDAYRYVCMPHVPGFWDHVLVGKWCPASTQKAVGPDVLLPRLFDVDMGGYSFHWCCFVFEKQIVLAAWCRHTTTKNDGVGCSDWFDGTKLVIPLNDSRVREMVSGTAFKRMMFHLRTWFAVQYRSREGGEGVERDIHMVLDCKPLDGPTIVHVIAGLAARSGMEKTEPDGSHLRKRSVGLHPDEVLVKDAAAAALFDYMPVFRCEPQTLYMNVSEEFSNYHRYLENENTDTPPICTFYGK